From the Halorhabdus utahensis DSM 12940 genome, one window contains:
- a CDS encoding TIGR00341 family protein produces the protein MRLVQVTIPAGKREAVEAALEEVDVDYVLTDETSGREYTAVAYIPLPTNAVEPVLERLREAGIDEQAYTVVVEANTVISRRFEELTDRYAEEKSEERIAREELTSKAADLAPATWSYAILTVVSAVIATAGLLLDSPAVIVGSMVIAPLIGPAMAASVGTVVDDQGLFRRGIGLQIAGLGLAVLSAAAFAFVVKNLFLVPPGLDVTEIPAVRERLLPDFLSLVVALGAGVAGVVSLSTGVSTALVGVMIAVALIPPAATVGIGIAWGLPAVSLGSGILTLVNVLSINLAALAVLWYLGYRPTHWFREDDARSSTLKRVLALVAAIAVLSVFLGGVTYDTYTRATVDGQIDEAVREVVEETPGSTVHSISTERTGGLFFQQPERIVITVGVPPGESPPALHDSLDDRLDTRLDRDVTTELRYVATEVAAG, from the coding sequence GTGCGACTCGTTCAGGTCACGATTCCCGCCGGCAAACGCGAGGCGGTCGAAGCGGCACTCGAGGAGGTCGACGTCGATTACGTCCTCACCGACGAGACCAGCGGCCGGGAGTACACCGCCGTGGCGTACATTCCGCTGCCGACCAACGCCGTCGAGCCGGTCTTAGAGCGACTTCGCGAGGCGGGCATCGACGAACAGGCCTACACGGTCGTCGTCGAAGCCAACACCGTCATCTCAAGGCGGTTCGAGGAACTCACGGATCGCTACGCCGAGGAGAAAAGCGAGGAACGCATCGCCCGGGAGGAACTCACCTCCAAGGCCGCGGACCTCGCGCCGGCGACCTGGAGTTACGCCATCCTTACCGTTGTCTCCGCCGTGATCGCGACCGCCGGCCTCCTGCTGGACTCGCCGGCGGTCATCGTAGGCTCGATGGTGATCGCCCCGCTGATCGGGCCCGCGATGGCCGCAAGCGTCGGGACCGTCGTCGACGACCAGGGGCTGTTCCGGCGGGGCATCGGCCTGCAGATCGCGGGGCTGGGGCTGGCCGTGCTGAGCGCGGCCGCGTTCGCGTTCGTAGTCAAAAACCTGTTTCTCGTCCCGCCCGGACTCGACGTGACCGAGATTCCGGCCGTCCGCGAGCGACTCCTGCCGGATTTCCTCTCGCTGGTCGTCGCGCTGGGTGCCGGGGTCGCGGGCGTCGTCAGCCTCTCGACGGGCGTCTCGACGGCACTGGTCGGCGTCATGATCGCCGTCGCGTTGATCCCGCCCGCCGCGACAGTCGGCATCGGCATCGCGTGGGGGCTGCCAGCCGTCAGCCTCGGATCGGGCATTCTGACGCTCGTGAACGTCCTCTCGATCAACCTGGCCGCGCTGGCGGTGCTTTGGTACCTGGGCTACCGGCCGACCCACTGGTTTCGTGAGGACGACGCCCGGTCGAGCACGCTCAAGCGCGTCCTCGCACTCGTGGCTGCGATCGCTGTCCTGTCGGTCTTTCTGGGCGGGGTGACCTACGACACGTACACGCGAGCCACTGTCGACGGCCAGATCGACGAGGCAGTCCGGGAAGTGGTCGAAGAGACGCCGGGGTCGACGGTCCACTCGATCTCGACCGAACGGACCGGTGGACTGTTCTTCCAGCAACCCGAGCGGATCGTCATCACGGTCGGCGTGCCGCCCGGCGAGTCACCGCCGGCGCTCCACGACAGCCTCGACGACCGCCTCGACACGCGTCTCGACCGGGACGTGACTACCGAATTGCGATACGTGGCGACCGAAGTCGCCGCCGGCTGA
- a CDS encoding glycoside hydrolase family 3 N-terminal domain-containing protein, producing MDEDRPTDEDLSMNDDPPYMDSNRSTGDRIEDLLSRMTPAEKVGQLVGTAPTLRPGRETVSGIAEAVTEHHLGAVSPFGHGGSPWETPAECVEVANALQREAIQNTRLGIPVLFYVDADHGHGFVKGTTVFPHNLGMAATRDPALVERAASVTATEVAATGAHQNLNPVADVGREARWGRIYETFGESPSLCASMSAAAVRGYQGDDIGDEGNVIATPKHFPAYSDPVRGEDGSPVDVSEYTLRRVFRPPFEAAIDAGAGSIMPAYNELNGYPVHGSTEYLEGWLRGELDFDGYVVSDWNGINMLHHDHRTARSMDEAVWQATTAGVDVASVGGVEHAERLLDLLESGDLSENRIDESVRRVLEAKFRLGLFEDPYVEADRVEQVGTDDHRAVAREAARESMTLLRNEDEVLPLDASLDSIAVLGPNADNLRNQFGGWSTISEPEPPGTTIREGIERAVPVETTVRYEQGASMTETVDLDAAREAADASEAAVVVVGETGYRHEFHRSETDRGEFPTRSELELPEAQRELLGAVRETGTPTVAVFVAGRPLAMEWTAEHVPAILFAYLPGSEGGNAVADVLFGDADPGGSLPVSIPRSSGHLPTHFDYRPHPHPIEGSPREENPRPPEHPETYDPLFPFGHGLSYAAFEAGELSVSTERVGPEGSLTTTVAVENVSDRGGSTTLHLYGTDEFSSRVTPVRELVGFQRVELAAGEGTEVTFEINLADLGVLTENGERRAEAGSITLSCAGESVEVVVEGRFDR from the coding sequence ATGGACGAAGACCGGCCAACAGACGAGGATCTGTCGATGAACGACGATCCACCGTACATGGATTCGAACCGGTCCACCGGGGATCGGATCGAAGACCTGCTCTCGCGCATGACGCCCGCGGAGAAAGTCGGCCAGCTCGTCGGCACGGCACCGACGCTCCGACCAGGTCGTGAAACTGTCTCGGGCATCGCCGAGGCTGTCACCGAGCACCACCTCGGCGCGGTCTCGCCGTTCGGTCACGGCGGCTCCCCCTGGGAGACCCCAGCGGAGTGCGTCGAGGTCGCGAATGCGCTCCAGCGCGAGGCCATCCAGAACACCAGACTCGGTATCCCGGTACTGTTCTACGTCGACGCCGACCACGGCCACGGGTTCGTGAAGGGTACCACCGTCTTCCCACATAACCTCGGCATGGCCGCAACCCGCGATCCCGCTCTCGTCGAACGGGCGGCGAGCGTCACCGCGACTGAAGTCGCCGCGACCGGCGCACACCAGAACCTCAATCCGGTCGCCGACGTGGGGCGTGAGGCCCGCTGGGGCCGCATCTACGAGACCTTCGGCGAGAGTCCCTCCCTCTGCGCGTCGATGAGCGCGGCCGCCGTTCGGGGCTATCAAGGCGACGATATCGGTGACGAAGGGAACGTGATCGCGACGCCGAAACACTTCCCGGCCTACAGCGATCCAGTCCGGGGCGAGGACGGCTCGCCGGTCGACGTCTCCGAGTACACCCTCCGGCGGGTGTTCCGACCGCCGTTCGAGGCTGCGATCGACGCCGGCGCGGGCTCGATCATGCCCGCGTACAACGAACTCAACGGGTATCCCGTCCACGGCTCGACGGAGTATCTGGAAGGCTGGCTCCGGGGAGAACTGGATTTCGATGGGTACGTCGTCTCGGACTGGAACGGCATCAACATGCTCCATCACGACCACCGGACCGCCCGCTCGATGGACGAAGCCGTCTGGCAGGCGACGACCGCCGGCGTCGACGTCGCGAGCGTCGGCGGGGTCGAACACGCCGAGCGATTGCTCGATCTGCTCGAATCGGGGGATCTCTCCGAGAACCGGATCGACGAGAGCGTCCGGCGCGTCCTCGAAGCGAAGTTCCGGCTGGGGCTGTTCGAGGACCCCTACGTCGAGGCGGACCGGGTCGAGCAGGTCGGAACCGACGACCACCGCGCGGTCGCTCGCGAGGCCGCCCGCGAGTCGATGACGTTGCTCCGGAACGAAGACGAGGTGCTCCCGCTCGATGCAAGTCTCGACTCGATCGCTGTCCTCGGCCCGAACGCCGACAACCTCCGCAACCAGTTCGGTGGCTGGAGCACCATCTCCGAGCCCGAACCACCGGGGACGACCATTCGCGAGGGGATCGAGCGGGCCGTTCCAGTCGAAACGACGGTCCGGTACGAACAGGGCGCGTCGATGACCGAGACCGTCGATCTCGACGCTGCCCGCGAAGCTGCAGACGCGAGCGAGGCCGCCGTGGTCGTCGTCGGCGAGACCGGGTATCGCCACGAGTTCCACCGCAGCGAAACCGACCGCGGCGAGTTCCCGACCCGATCAGAACTCGAACTTCCCGAGGCACAGCGTGAGTTGCTCGGGGCGGTCCGAGAAACCGGAACGCCGACCGTCGCCGTCTTCGTCGCCGGCCGCCCGCTCGCCATGGAGTGGACGGCCGAGCACGTGCCGGCGATCCTGTTCGCCTACCTGCCCGGCTCAGAGGGCGGGAACGCAGTCGCCGACGTGCTCTTCGGCGACGCGGACCCCGGCGGGTCGCTGCCGGTCTCGATTCCGCGGTCGAGTGGTCACCTGCCGACCCATTTCGACTACCGCCCACACCCCCATCCCATCGAAGGCAGCCCCCGCGAGGAGAACCCGCGCCCGCCGGAGCATCCCGAGACATACGATCCGCTGTTTCCATTCGGCCACGGCCTGAGCTACGCGGCCTTCGAGGCCGGCGAGCTGTCGGTGTCGACGGAGCGGGTCGGCCCGGAGGGAAGTCTCACGACGACCGTCGCGGTCGAAAACGTCAGCGACCGAGGGGGATCGACGACGCTGCACCTCTATGGGACCGACGAGTTCAGTTCCCGGGTAACGCCCGTCCGGGAACTGGTCGGCTTCCAGCGGGTCGAGCTAGCGGCCGGCGAAGGGACCGAAGTGACCTTCGAGATCAACTTGGCGGATCTGGGTGTCCTCACGGAGAACGGTGAGCGGCGCGCGGAAGCCGGATCTATTACGCTGTCGTGCGCTGGCGAGTCCGTCGAAGTCGTCGTCGAGGGCCGATTCGACCGCTGA
- a CDS encoding NOG1 family protein encodes MSHPFETLPTTPTSEELIDQAFSRAARAGRAKSGHDAQQSMLQTAANVLSDNLENVVTQWPDFDTLDPFYRELADAEHGVDELRQHLSEVTWASRKTSDIRDEYQSRLRGVDVDGARKLRKQAFARLADITRQVDENLAALADARQELRKLPDIKPDEPVIVIAGYPNVGKSSFVNSVTRADNEIAAYPFTTTQIHVGHIERDHIRYQLVDTPGLLDRPPAERNAIEAQAVSALEHLADAVLVMVDASGECGFPIDVQLELRDDIASRFGDAPVLTVCNKADRSRDVAADHYMSVTEDDNVEGVLDAAIDAVGYEPELPFEE; translated from the coding sequence ATGAGCCATCCCTTCGAGACCCTCCCGACGACTCCCACGTCGGAGGAACTCATCGACCAGGCGTTCTCGCGGGCCGCCCGGGCCGGCCGGGCCAAGTCCGGTCACGACGCCCAGCAGTCGATGCTCCAGACCGCCGCGAACGTCCTCTCGGACAACCTCGAGAACGTCGTCACCCAATGGCCCGACTTCGACACTCTCGACCCGTTCTACCGCGAACTCGCCGACGCCGAACACGGTGTTGACGAGTTACGCCAGCACCTTTCGGAAGTGACGTGGGCGAGTCGCAAGACCAGCGACATCCGTGACGAGTACCAGTCCCGGCTTCGGGGCGTCGACGTCGACGGCGCGCGCAAACTCCGCAAGCAGGCGTTCGCCCGCCTGGCCGACATCACCCGTCAGGTGGACGAGAACCTCGCGGCGCTGGCCGATGCCCGCCAGGAGCTTCGAAAACTGCCGGATATCAAACCCGACGAACCGGTGATCGTCATCGCGGGCTACCCGAACGTCGGGAAGTCCTCGTTCGTCAACAGCGTGACGCGGGCCGACAACGAGATCGCCGCCTATCCGTTCACGACCACCCAGATTCACGTCGGCCACATTGAGCGCGATCATATCCGCTATCAACTGGTGGATACGCCGGGCCTGCTCGATCGCCCGCCGGCGGAGCGCAACGCGATCGAAGCCCAGGCCGTGAGTGCGCTCGAACACCTCGCCGATGCCGTCCTCGTGATGGTCGACGCCAGCGGCGAGTGTGGCTTCCCGATCGACGTCCAACTCGAACTCAGAGACGACATCGCTTCCCGGTTCGGCGACGCGCCCGTATTGACGGTCTGTAACAAGGCCGATCGCTCGCGGGACGTCGCGGCCGACCACTACATGAGCGTTACCGAGGACGACAACGTTGAGGGTGTCCTCGACGCGGCGATCGACGCTGTCGGGTACGAACCCGAACTTCCCTTCGAAGAATAA
- a CDS encoding SIMPL domain-containing protein, which produces MQLNRSTLLVAAVAVLLLAAVGAATAVTPEAQPDQPAKQIDVAGSAEVSAQPDQAVLRLGVVATAEDVQTARDQVAENLTAVRTALTELNVSEDQIETGYYDVGEVHQRPETEKTTEYRAIHTLEVTLDDTERVGDVIDTAIDSGANRVDGVSFTLSEERRHELRQDALEKAMDRARTDADTLANSSGLHVIGASSISASDVSVSPYRVEETMMTADAAGGSASTTIESGPVDVTASVQVVYNATSA; this is translated from the coding sequence ATGCAACTCAATAGATCGACCCTCCTGGTGGCCGCCGTGGCGGTGTTGTTGCTCGCTGCGGTGGGCGCTGCGACGGCCGTCACGCCCGAAGCACAGCCTGACCAGCCAGCCAAACAGATCGACGTCGCCGGATCAGCGGAAGTTTCAGCCCAGCCGGATCAAGCCGTGCTCCGACTCGGCGTCGTTGCAACTGCCGAGGATGTCCAGACCGCCCGCGATCAGGTCGCCGAGAACCTCACCGCCGTCCGTACCGCACTGACTGAACTGAACGTCTCCGAGGATCAGATCGAGACGGGATACTACGACGTCGGCGAGGTTCACCAGCGTCCCGAAACCGAGAAGACAACCGAGTACCGCGCGATCCACACGCTCGAAGTCACGCTCGATGATACCGAGCGTGTCGGCGACGTGATCGACACTGCCATCGACAGCGGTGCCAACCGCGTCGACGGCGTCTCCTTTACGCTCTCAGAGGAGCGGCGCCACGAGCTTCGCCAGGACGCCCTCGAAAAGGCGATGGATCGAGCGCGAACGGACGCGGACACGCTGGCGAACAGTTCCGGGCTGCACGTCATCGGTGCGTCCTCGATAAGCGCCAGTGACGTCAGCGTCAGTCCCTACCGCGTCGAGGAAACTATGATGACCGCCGATGCCGCAGGCGGGTCAGCCTCGACCACGATCGAGAGCGGTCCTGTCGACGTCACTGCGTCGGTTCAGGTCGTCTATAACGCGACCAGCGCCTGA
- the pepF gene encoding oligoendopeptidase F, whose amino-acid sequence MSTVPERSEIDEEYKWDLASLYADTDEWETAFEEANELTEVVASYEGQATEDAETLLSVLEDYEALMRTVSNVVSYARMRQDEDTRDDDAKALFARARSLSADASSAASFLDPEIQDLDRDEVEAMIEAEPALEEYEHYFDDVLRMKPHTRSTEVESLLADLSEVTGAAGDVYDMLTNADMSFPTVEDSQGEAVEITLNNFTTLQKRQDRQFRREVYEGFYDEWEDVRNAVGSAYKNAVKTDSKIAQARNYETAREAALDGPNVPTDVYDTLVETVRGNLDPLHRHAELKREHTDGEELAMWDLYVPLTETESPEIEYEQACEYVVDALAPLGEAYQSRVAEGLDSRWVDVYETRGKQSGAYSGGTYDSQPFILMNYQDDVESMYTLAHELGHSLHSEYTSEAQPYVYSGYEIFVAEVASTVNEALLTRHLLDTVEDDRLRRHVLDTYLERFRSTLYRQTMFAEFEHRAHEMSEAGEPLTPDRLDDLYGELKGDYYAPGEIDDRIVREWMRIPHFYRAFYVYQYATGISAAVAIAQSIAEEGDPAAERYRTFLESGSSEYPLELLQTAGVDMTTADPIEDAIAEYDDALDRMADLL is encoded by the coding sequence GTGAGTACTGTACCCGAGCGAAGCGAGATCGACGAGGAGTACAAGTGGGATCTGGCGTCGCTGTATGCCGATACCGACGAGTGGGAGACTGCTTTCGAGGAGGCCAACGAGCTGACCGAGGTCGTCGCGAGTTACGAAGGGCAGGCGACCGAGGACGCCGAGACGCTGCTATCGGTGCTTGAAGATTACGAAGCGCTGATGCGTACCGTTTCGAACGTTGTCTCCTACGCCCGGATGCGGCAGGACGAGGATACCCGCGACGACGACGCGAAGGCTCTCTTTGCCCGCGCGCGATCGCTGTCGGCCGACGCGTCGAGTGCCGCGAGCTTTCTCGACCCCGAGATCCAGGATCTCGACCGCGACGAGGTCGAGGCGATGATCGAGGCCGAGCCTGCACTCGAGGAATACGAGCACTACTTCGACGACGTGCTGCGGATGAAACCGCACACCCGCTCGACGGAAGTCGAGTCTCTCCTGGCGGATCTGAGCGAGGTCACCGGTGCGGCCGGGGACGTCTACGACATGCTGACGAACGCTGATATGTCGTTCCCGACGGTGGAGGATTCCCAGGGAGAAGCCGTCGAGATCACGCTCAACAACTTCACGACGCTCCAGAAGCGCCAGGACCGGCAGTTCCGCCGCGAGGTCTACGAGGGGTTTTACGACGAGTGGGAAGACGTGCGCAACGCCGTCGGGTCGGCCTACAAGAACGCGGTCAAGACTGACTCGAAGATCGCCCAGGCGCGCAATTACGAGACGGCACGCGAGGCTGCCCTCGACGGGCCGAACGTTCCGACCGACGTCTACGACACGCTGGTCGAGACCGTCCGTGGGAACCTCGATCCGCTCCACCGTCACGCCGAACTCAAGCGCGAGCACACCGACGGCGAGGAGTTGGCGATGTGGGATCTCTACGTCCCGCTGACCGAGACCGAGAGCCCCGAGATCGAGTACGAGCAGGCTTGCGAGTACGTCGTCGACGCCCTCGCGCCGCTCGGTGAGGCGTACCAGTCCCGCGTCGCCGAGGGCCTCGACTCGCGATGGGTGGACGTCTACGAGACACGCGGCAAGCAATCGGGGGCCTACTCCGGGGGGACCTACGATTCCCAGCCGTTCATCCTGATGAACTATCAGGACGATGTCGAGTCGATGTACACGCTGGCCCACGAACTCGGCCACTCGCTCCATTCGGAGTACACGAGCGAGGCACAGCCCTACGTCTATTCGGGCTACGAGATCTTCGTCGCCGAGGTCGCCTCGACGGTCAACGAGGCCTTGCTGACCCGACACCTGCTTGACACTGTCGAGGATGATCGACTCCGTCGGCACGTGCTGGATACGTATCTTGAACGCTTCCGGTCGACGCTGTATCGCCAGACCATGTTCGCGGAGTTCGAACACCGCGCCCACGAGATGAGTGAGGCCGGCGAGCCACTAACGCCCGATCGCCTTGATGACCTCTATGGCGAACTCAAGGGTGACTACTACGCGCCGGGTGAGATCGACGACCGGATCGTCCGCGAGTGGATGCGCATCCCCCATTTCTATCGTGCCTTTTACGTCTATCAGTATGCGACGGGGATTTCCGCGGCCGTCGCGATCGCCCAGTCCATCGCCGAGGAGGGGGACCCGGCGGCCGAGCGCTATCGGACGTTCCTCGAAAGCGGATCGAGCGAGTACCCACTCGAATTGCTCCAGACCGCCGGCGTCGACATGACCACTGCCGACCCGATCGAGGACGCCATCGCCGAGTACGACGACGCACTCGATCGGATGGCCGATCTGCTGTGA
- a CDS encoding phosphoglycolate phosphatase encodes MAESGSAPPLVTDVDGTLTDDELRLDPRMGTALREWDGPVVLATGKVLPFPIALANYLGIERTVIAENGGVTFVDATDELGVHGDREAAQAVADAYVDAGYDLGWGPADLPNRWRETEVIAARDQPLEPLRDLAAEHGLEVVDTQYAYHVKSPSMTKGKGLETVADALGYEPTEFVAVGDSTNDVSTFEAAGTAIAVANADDAALAAADHVTDAEFADGFLEALDRVDAGEW; translated from the coding sequence ATGGCTGAATCCGGTAGCGCGCCCCCGCTGGTGACGGACGTCGACGGGACGCTGACCGACGACGAATTACGTCTCGATCCCCGGATGGGGACCGCCCTCCGGGAATGGGACGGCCCGGTCGTACTCGCGACGGGCAAGGTCCTCCCCTTCCCGATCGCACTCGCGAACTACCTCGGCATCGAGCGGACTGTCATCGCCGAGAACGGCGGCGTCACGTTCGTCGACGCGACCGACGAACTCGGCGTCCACGGTGACCGCGAGGCGGCCCAGGCTGTCGCCGACGCCTACGTCGATGCCGGGTACGACCTCGGGTGGGGGCCGGCGGACCTGCCCAACCGGTGGCGCGAGACCGAGGTGATCGCCGCCCGTGACCAGCCGCTCGAACCGCTTCGAGACCTTGCGGCCGAGCACGGCCTGGAGGTCGTCGACACCCAGTACGCCTACCACGTCAAGTCCCCGTCGATGACCAAGGGAAAGGGTCTGGAAACGGTCGCCGACGCGCTTGGGTACGAGCCGACGGAATTCGTCGCCGTGGGCGACTCGACCAACGACGTCTCGACCTTCGAGGCCGCCGGGACGGCCATCGCGGTCGCCAACGCCGACGACGCGGCCCTCGCGGCGGCCGACCACGTCACGGACGCGGAATTCGCCGATGGCTTTCTGGAAGCCCTCGATCGAGTCGACGCCGGTGAGTGGTGA
- a CDS encoding GTPBP1 family GTP-binding protein: MTPDRAVLERAIERGEREGGSVEFKERLTRETHLVDGRLESLAAQLRHRVLSGDGEATYVVGITDDGNLAGIDPEAFSESMDVLSLLADEAGAHIEDVETWGVDGEGNAVRGQSGERGIVGVATIREGAVMDDDEHIVVGTAGHVDHGKSTLVGSLVTGQADDGQGGTRSYMDVRPHEVERGLSADLSYGVYGFDDDGPVRMDNPDRKTDRARIVEEADRLVSFVDTVGHEPWLRTTIRGLVGQKLDYGLLTVAADDGPTKTTREHLGILLATELPTIVAITKADLVDEDRIATVEREVERLLRDVEKTPLPVERHGVDAAIEEISETVVPVVTTSAVTGDGLDTLDELFERLPKTGGDETAQFRMYVDRSYNVTGVGAVASGTINAGRVEAGDELLLGPMADGSFREVVARSIEMHYHRVDEGRAGRIVGIALKGVEEQDVERGMVLLPRETDPQPVREFEAEVMVLNHPTRIGEGYEPVVHLETISEAAAFYPEGGQLLPGDSGRARIRFKFRPYLVEEGQRFVFREGRSKGVGTVTDVTGVE, from the coding sequence ATGACTCCTGACCGGGCCGTCCTCGAACGTGCGATCGAGCGCGGCGAGCGCGAGGGCGGCAGCGTCGAGTTCAAGGAGCGGCTCACCCGCGAGACCCACCTCGTCGACGGTCGCCTCGAAAGTCTGGCCGCCCAGCTTCGCCACCGCGTCCTCAGCGGCGACGGCGAGGCGACCTACGTTGTGGGGATCACCGACGATGGAAACCTGGCTGGTATCGACCCCGAGGCGTTCTCCGAATCGATGGATGTCCTCTCGCTGCTCGCCGACGAAGCCGGGGCGCACATCGAGGATGTCGAGACCTGGGGGGTCGACGGGGAGGGCAATGCCGTCCGCGGCCAGTCCGGCGAGCGCGGGATCGTCGGCGTGGCGACGATCCGGGAGGGGGCGGTCATGGACGACGACGAGCACATCGTCGTCGGCACCGCGGGCCACGTCGATCACGGCAAGAGCACGCTCGTCGGTTCGCTCGTAACGGGCCAGGCCGACGACGGCCAGGGCGGGACGCGCTCGTACATGGATGTTCGCCCCCACGAGGTCGAGCGCGGCCTTTCCGCCGATCTTTCGTATGGCGTCTACGGCTTCGACGACGACGGCCCCGTCCGGATGGACAACCCCGACCGGAAGACCGATCGGGCCCGCATCGTCGAGGAGGCCGACCGCCTCGTGAGCTTCGTCGATACCGTCGGCCACGAGCCCTGGCTCCGGACCACGATCCGCGGGCTCGTCGGCCAGAAGCTCGACTACGGCCTGCTGACCGTGGCGGCCGACGACGGACCCACCAAGACGACTCGCGAGCACCTGGGCATCCTGCTGGCGACCGAACTCCCGACGATCGTCGCCATCACGAAGGCCGATCTGGTCGACGAGGACCGGATCGCCACAGTCGAGCGTGAGGTCGAGCGCCTGCTGCGGGACGTCGAGAAGACACCGCTGCCGGTCGAGCGCCACGGCGTCGACGCCGCGATCGAGGAGATAAGCGAGACTGTCGTCCCGGTGGTGACGACCAGCGCCGTCACGGGCGATGGACTCGACACCTTAGACGAACTCTTCGAGCGACTGCCCAAGACCGGCGGCGACGAGACGGCCCAGTTCCGGATGTACGTCGACCGGAGCTACAACGTCACCGGCGTCGGCGCGGTCGCCTCGGGGACGATCAACGCCGGCCGCGTCGAGGCCGGCGACGAACTCCTGTTGGGGCCGATGGCCGACGGCAGCTTCCGGGAGGTCGTGGCCCGCTCGATCGAGATGCACTACCATCGCGTCGACGAGGGCCGGGCCGGCCGCATCGTCGGTATCGCGCTGAAGGGCGTCGAGGAACAGGACGTCGAACGCGGGATGGTCCTCCTGCCCCGCGAGACCGATCCCCAACCGGTCCGGGAGTTCGAGGCCGAGGTGATGGTGCTCAACCACCCGACGCGGATCGGCGAGGGCTACGAACCCGTGGTGCACTTAGAGACAATCAGCGAGGCCGCCGCGTTCTATCCCGAGGGCGGCCAGCTACTTCCGGGCGACAGCGGGCGGGCGCGCATTCGATTCAAGTTCCGCCCGTATCTGGTCGAGGAAGGTCAGCGCTTCGTCTTCCGGGAGGGGCGTTCGAAGGGCGTCGGGACAGTGACCGATGTGACCGGCGTGGAGTGA
- the pan2 gene encoding proteasome-activating nucleotidase Pan2, whose translation MSRSPSLPDRPTLDLDPEMSPSERLAALEEHYAKVVRVNEQLQQKLDAAQETQRSLVEDVDTLERENQALKTASLYIATAEEVTDDGVIVRQHGNNQEVLTELPSGLVDEVEAGDRVAINDSFNLKATLSAETDSRAQAMQVDGSPEVTYDDIGGLEAQIREVREAVEEPLLNAEQFREVGIDPPSGVLLHGPPGTGKTMLAKAVANQTDATFIKMAGSELVRKFIGEGAKLVRDLFELAAEREPAIIFIDEIDALASKRTDSKTSGDAEVQRTMMQLLSEMDGFDDRGEIRIIAATNRFDMLDRAILRPGRFDRLIEVPEPDVEGRERILEIHTREMNLADSVDLGTIAAETEGMTGAEIESLTTEAGMFAIRDTRTEVTEADFEDAIEKVREADEDSVGTPVMFQ comes from the coding sequence ATGTCCCGCAGTCCCTCGCTGCCGGATCGCCCGACGCTCGATCTCGATCCCGAGATGTCGCCGTCCGAACGACTCGCAGCACTCGAGGAACACTACGCGAAGGTCGTTCGCGTGAACGAACAGCTACAGCAAAAACTCGACGCCGCCCAGGAAACACAGCGCTCGCTCGTCGAGGATGTCGACACCCTCGAGCGCGAGAACCAGGCGCTGAAGACCGCTTCGCTGTATATCGCGACCGCCGAGGAGGTGACCGACGACGGCGTGATCGTCAGACAGCACGGCAACAACCAGGAGGTGCTGACCGAGTTGCCCTCGGGTCTCGTCGACGAGGTCGAGGCCGGTGACCGGGTCGCCATCAACGATTCGTTCAACCTCAAGGCGACGCTCTCAGCCGAGACGGACTCCCGCGCGCAGGCCATGCAGGTCGATGGCAGTCCCGAGGTCACCTACGACGACATCGGCGGCCTCGAGGCACAGATCCGGGAAGTCCGGGAAGCCGTCGAGGAACCGCTGCTCAACGCCGAGCAGTTCCGCGAGGTCGGGATCGACCCGCCGAGTGGCGTCCTCCTGCACGGCCCGCCGGGGACGGGCAAGACGATGCTGGCCAAAGCCGTCGCCAACCAGACCGACGCGACGTTCATCAAGATGGCCGGCTCCGAACTCGTCCGGAAGTTCATCGGCGAGGGCGCGAAACTCGTCCGCGATCTCTTCGAACTCGCCGCGGAACGCGAGCCGGCAATCATCTTCATCGACGAGATCGACGCCCTTGCCTCGAAACGGACGGACTCAAAGACCTCCGGCGACGCCGAGGTCCAGCGGACGATGATGCAACTGCTCTCGGAGATGGACGGCTTCGACGACCGCGGTGAAATCCGCATCATCGCCGCGACCAACCGCTTTGACATGCTCGATCGGGCAATCCTCCGGCCCGGCCGCTTCGATCGCCTCATCGAAGTGCCCGAACCCGACGTCGAGGGCCGGGAACGCATCCTGGAGATTCACACCCGCGAGATGAACCTCGCCGATTCGGTCGATCTCGGGACCATCGCCGCCGAGACCGAGGGCATGACCGGCGCAGAAATCGAGAGCCTCACGACCGAGGCCGGGATGTTCGCGATCCGGGACACCCGGACCGAAGTCACCGAGGCCGACTTCGAAGACGCCATCGAGAAGGTCCGGGAAGCTGACGAGGACAGCGTCGGTACGCCAGTCATGTTCCAATAG